In a genomic window of Vicinamibacterales bacterium:
- a CDS encoding DUF6644 family protein — MLLSWAQAIADLPSSVALRESLYVWPLLESAHVLTLMLFAGSAAMLDLRLLGVGFRRVPATEFTARLLPWTRAAFVVMAVTGILLVYANPVRYYFNLFFRVKVLLLVAAGANIAWFHGRTHQGIGAWDGDVRPPRAARMAAVVSLAAWTGVIVTGRLVAYNWFDCDLQPQPALVNWAAGCRVPDASAEP, encoded by the coding sequence GCTGTCCTGGGCGCAGGCGATCGCGGATCTGCCGTCGAGCGTCGCCCTGCGCGAGTCGCTCTACGTGTGGCCGCTGCTCGAGTCGGCGCACGTGCTGACGCTGATGCTGTTCGCGGGCTCGGCGGCGATGCTGGACCTGCGTCTGCTCGGCGTGGGGTTCCGGCGCGTGCCAGCCACCGAGTTCACGGCGCGGCTCCTGCCGTGGACGCGCGCCGCCTTCGTCGTGATGGCCGTCACCGGGATCCTGCTCGTGTACGCCAATCCCGTGCGCTACTACTTCAACCTCTTCTTCCGCGTGAAGGTGCTGCTCCTCGTGGCCGCGGGCGCCAACATCGCCTGGTTCCACGGCCGGACCCACCAGGGCATCGGCGCCTGGGATGGCGACGTGCGCCCACCGAGGGCGGCGCGCATGGCCGCCGTCGTGTCGCTGGCCGCCTGGACGGGAGTCATCGTCACCGGGCGCCTGGTCGCCTACAACTGGTTCGACTGCGATCTCCAGCCGCAGCCGGCGCTCGTCAACTGGGCGGCCGGCTGCCGGGTGCCCGACGCCTCGGCCGAGCCCTGA
- a CDS encoding DUF6644 family protein, with product MDLLPYFQTLETAGLGRIVRESVWLFPAIEAVHLLALSLLGGALLLVDLRLLGAGLTGAPAAALARAARPWLTAAVILIIGTGVPLFLSEAVKCYYSPSFWLKMLTLPLALLFTYGVRQRVAERDSTSRGAAAAVGATSITLWFVVAAAGRWIGFS from the coding sequence GTGGACCTGCTGCCGTACTTCCAGACGCTCGAGACGGCCGGCCTGGGGCGCATCGTCCGCGAGTCGGTGTGGCTGTTCCCGGCCATCGAGGCCGTGCACCTGCTGGCGCTGTCGCTGCTCGGCGGCGCCCTGCTCCTCGTGGATCTCCGGCTGCTCGGCGCGGGTCTCACCGGCGCGCCCGCGGCGGCGCTGGCGCGCGCGGCCCGGCCCTGGTTGACGGCGGCGGTGATCCTGATCATCGGCACGGGCGTGCCGCTGTTCCTGTCCGAAGCGGTGAAGTGCTACTACAGCCCGTCGTTCTGGCTGAAGATGCTCACCCTGCCGCTCGCCCTGCTCTTCACGTACGGCGTCCGCCAGCGCGTCGCCGAACGTGACTCCACGAGCCGCGGCGCCGCGGCGGCGGTCGGCGCGACCTCCATCACGCTCTGGTTCGTCGTGGCGGCGGCCGGGCGCTGGATCGGCTTCTCGTAA
- a CDS encoding DUF6152 family protein yields MRTTILVLASALVVATGARVLGHHAFGAEFDPNAPIRLQGKVVKLEWVNPHAWIHIEVEKDGQKEVWMVEGGTPNTLLRRGLTRDSLTVGTELIVDGYQTKDHSLKRANGRDVTFTDGRKIFMGSSGTGAPRDGRDPTEPPAKKPGGR; encoded by the coding sequence ATGCGAACCACGATCCTCGTCCTCGCCTCGGCGCTGGTCGTCGCCACGGGCGCGCGCGTGCTCGGGCACCACGCCTTCGGCGCCGAGTTCGATCCGAACGCGCCCATCCGCCTGCAGGGCAAGGTGGTGAAGCTGGAATGGGTGAACCCGCACGCCTGGATCCACATCGAGGTCGAGAAGGACGGCCAGAAGGAAGTGTGGATGGTGGAAGGCGGCACGCCCAACACGCTGCTCCGCCGTGGCCTGACCCGCGACTCGCTCACGGTCGGCACCGAGCTCATCGTGGACGGCTACCAGACGAAGGACCACTCGCTCAAGCGGGCCAACGGCCGGGACGTGACGTTCACCGACGGCCGGAAGATCTTCATGGGCTCGTCGGGCACCGGCGCCCCCCGTGACGGACGCGATCCCACCGAGCCGCCGGCCAAGAAGCCGGGCGGCCGCTGA